The proteins below are encoded in one region of Acidobacteriota bacterium:
- the obgE gene encoding GTPase ObgE, which translates to MFVDEVEIRIQAGGGGNGCLAFRREKFVPRGGPSGGDGGDGGDVILESSERHNTLVHFRFNPEHKAGRGGHGEGSNRQGKRGRDVVLRVPVGTVVADALSGERLADFTEPGQQQILAHGGHGGRGNARFATSTNQAPRRVEPGQPGEFRKLKLELKLLAEVGLVGFPNVGKSTLISVLSAARPKIADYPFTTLTPNLGVVRISGDEDADSFVVADVPGLIEGAHAGAGLGTRFLRHIERTRVLAHLVDVSGFSGRDPVHDVEVIEGELRDFGAGLSEKPALLVASKVDIADADKLAALRALAVLRQQPLHEISAVTGAGVDALKYALAQRLRETKLEPPEAAAS; encoded by the coding sequence ATGTTTGTTGACGAAGTAGAGATCCGGATTCAGGCAGGCGGCGGGGGCAATGGCTGTCTGGCCTTCCGGCGGGAGAAGTTTGTGCCGCGCGGGGGACCGAGCGGCGGCGACGGCGGCGACGGCGGCGACGTCATTCTGGAAAGCTCGGAACGTCACAACACCCTGGTCCATTTCCGCTTCAATCCCGAACATAAGGCCGGTCGCGGCGGTCACGGCGAAGGCAGCAACCGCCAGGGCAAGCGCGGCCGCGACGTGGTGCTGCGGGTGCCGGTGGGAACCGTCGTCGCCGACGCGCTGAGCGGCGAACGGCTGGCCGATTTCACCGAACCGGGCCAGCAGCAGATTCTGGCGCACGGCGGCCATGGCGGGCGCGGCAATGCGCGCTTCGCCACCTCGACCAACCAGGCGCCACGGCGCGTCGAGCCGGGCCAACCGGGCGAGTTCCGGAAGCTGAAGCTGGAGCTGAAGCTGCTGGCCGAGGTCGGGCTGGTGGGATTTCCGAACGTGGGTAAGAGCACGCTGATTTCGGTGCTCTCGGCGGCACGGCCGAAAATTGCCGACTATCCGTTTACGACGCTGACCCCCAATCTGGGCGTGGTGCGCATCTCCGGCGACGAGGATGCCGACAGCTTCGTGGTGGCGGACGTGCCGGGTTTGATCGAGGGCGCGCACGCCGGCGCGGGGCTGGGCACGCGCTTTCTGCGGCACATCGAACGCACGCGGGTGCTGGCGCATCTGGTGGATGTGTCCGGCTTCAGCGGCCGCGACCCGGTGCACGATGTCGAGGTGATTGAAGGCGAACTGCGCGATTTTGGCGCGGGTCTGAGCGAGAAGCCGGCGCTGCTGGTGGCCAGCAAAGTGGATATCGCCGACGCCGATAAGCTGGCGGCCTTGCGGGCGCTGGCGGTGCTGCGGCAGCAGCCACTGCATGAGATTTCGGCGGTGACCGGAGCCGGCGTGGACGCCCTGAAGTACGCGCTGGCACAGCGGCTGCGGGAAACGAAGCTCGAGCCGCCAGAGGCAGCCGCTTCGTGA
- the rplU gene encoding 50S ribosomal protein L21: protein MYAVIRSGGKQYRVSPGDVLTVEKLPQAAGEAVEFADVLAVSEDGSGVRAGTGARVSAKVEAHDRDRKILVFHYKRKKQYKKLQGHRQAITRVRIQDIQL, encoded by the coding sequence ATGTACGCAGTCATACGCAGCGGCGGCAAGCAATACCGGGTAAGTCCGGGCGATGTGCTGACGGTGGAGAAGCTTCCCCAGGCAGCCGGCGAAGCGGTCGAGTTCGCCGATGTTCTGGCAGTCAGCGAAGATGGGTCGGGGGTGCGCGCCGGTACGGGCGCGCGCGTGAGCGCAAAGGTCGAGGCTCACGACCGCGACCGCAAGATTCTGGTCTTCCATTACAAGCGCAAGAAGCAGTACAAGAAACTGCAAGGCCACCGGCAGGCGATCACGCGGGTGCGCATCCAGGACATTCAGCTTTAG
- a CDS encoding type II toxin-antitoxin system VapC family toxin codes for MILLDTNVVSEVTRPAPDPDVRAWLDAQARDALYLSAITVAELRAGVARLPVGQRRRYLDAILENEVLPLFAGRVRPFDMECTVAYAALTAKARTAGVAVATADGYIAAIALTNGFQLATRDTRPFVAAGVEVINPWGQTC; via the coding sequence TTGATCCTGCTGGACACCAATGTGGTATCGGAGGTAACGCGCCCGGCGCCTGATCCAGACGTAAGGGCCTGGCTCGACGCCCAAGCCCGGGATGCCCTCTATTTGTCGGCCATCACGGTTGCCGAGCTCCGGGCAGGAGTGGCCAGGCTGCCGGTGGGCCAACGCAGGAGGTATCTGGACGCCATTCTGGAAAATGAAGTTTTGCCGCTCTTTGCCGGCCGGGTGCGGCCATTCGATATGGAATGCACCGTTGCCTACGCGGCGCTGACCGCCAAAGCCAGAACCGCAGGCGTCGCGGTCGCTACGGCCGACGGATACATTGCAGCGATTGCGTTGACCAACGGATTTCAACTCGCGACGCGGGATACCCGGCCGTTTGTGGCCGCCGGTGTCGAGGTCATTAATCCCTGGGGGCAGACATGCTGA
- the nadD gene encoding nicotinate (nicotinamide) nucleotide adenylyltransferase, translated as MKPPRRERVGVLGGTFDPVHAGHLAMARAAERTCGLARVCFVPAPSPWHRRRPPLASYADRYAMLALALNGRSNWLPLEVPDTPGRPTYTIDQLRWMRQHGWGERLYFIVGADSFATLPQWHRWRELLARCDWVVLGRGAGKRLPDVVPANMITQARQDGLRLRGGTRLHWLPDFAQPVSASSARQALREGGAGALGVPSAAERQDGVNDAVRRLRAQPRPASRPTIARKRSAAVPAAVARYIQRAGLYQLHE; from the coding sequence GTGAAGCCGCCGCGCAGGGAGCGCGTGGGCGTGCTGGGCGGAACGTTTGATCCGGTGCATGCCGGCCACCTGGCGATGGCACGGGCGGCGGAGCGCACCTGCGGGCTGGCGCGGGTATGTTTTGTGCCGGCGCCCTCGCCCTGGCACCGCCGGCGGCCGCCACTGGCATCCTACGCCGACCGCTATGCGATGCTGGCGCTGGCGCTCAACGGACGGTCGAACTGGCTGCCGCTGGAGGTTCCGGATACGCCCGGCCGGCCCACCTACACCATTGACCAACTGCGCTGGATGCGGCAGCATGGCTGGGGTGAGCGGCTGTACTTCATCGTGGGCGCGGACAGCTTTGCCACGCTGCCGCAGTGGCACCGCTGGCGCGAGCTGCTGGCGCGCTGTGATTGGGTGGTGCTGGGACGGGGCGCCGGCAAACGTCTGCCGGACGTGGTGCCCGCAAATATGATTACGCAAGCAAGGCAGGACGGACTGCGGTTGCGCGGCGGCACGCGTCTTCACTGGCTGCCGGATTTCGCGCAGCCGGTCAGCGCCAGTTCCGCGCGCCAGGCGCTGCGCGAAGGCGGCGCGGGGGCTCTCGGGGTCCCCAGCGCAGCCGAGCGTCAAGACGGGGTAAACGACGCAGTGCGTCGTTTACGGGCGCAGCCACGCCCGGCCTCGCGCCCGACCATCGCGCGCAAGCGCAGCGCGGCGGTTCCCGCGGCGGTGGCGCGCTACATCCAGCGCGCAGGGCTCTATCAACTTCATGAGTAA
- a CDS encoding sigma-70 family RNA polymerase sigma factor — MLAQALTMPLPYRAAPNEDVDLPLVQRIQNGDGAAFEELYARYQQPITRLVANVVRYREVVPDLVQEIFTKVYFAMEGFMPGMPFRPWIYRVATNYCVDYLRKRKRQPPQVSTTAETGEDQEWMMPDPSASVLQKLVSTELAGKLLMELKPRDRMLLVMKEMQDLSLEEIGTVTHMGISAVKVALFRARKRMLNEYQQLMQQAKEGTSHE; from the coding sequence ATGCTGGCGCAAGCGCTCACCATGCCGCTTCCGTATCGGGCCGCCCCAAACGAGGACGTGGACCTGCCGCTCGTGCAGCGCATTCAGAACGGCGACGGAGCAGCCTTCGAAGAGCTATACGCGCGCTATCAGCAGCCGATTACGCGGTTGGTGGCGAACGTGGTGCGGTACCGGGAAGTGGTGCCCGACCTGGTGCAGGAGATTTTCACCAAAGTGTACTTCGCCATGGAGGGCTTTATGCCGGGCATGCCCTTCCGGCCGTGGATTTATCGCGTAGCCACGAATTATTGCGTAGACTACCTGCGGAAACGGAAACGGCAGCCACCACAGGTATCGACCACCGCGGAAACCGGCGAAGACCAGGAATGGATGATGCCGGATCCGTCAGCAAGCGTGTTGCAGAAGCTGGTCTCGACGGAGCTGGCGGGCAAATTGCTGATGGAACTGAAGCCGCGGGACCGGATGCTGCTGGTGATGAAGGAAATGCAGGATTTGAGTCTGGAAGAGATCGGCACGGTCACGCACATGGGGATTTCGGCGGTAAAGGTGGCGTTATTTCGCGCGCGCAAGCGTATGCTCAACGAGTACCAGCAGTTGATGCAGCAGGCGAAGGAGGGGACTTCGCATGAGTAG
- the asd gene encoding aspartate-semialdehyde dehydrogenase codes for MAASKIPVGIVGATGVVGQRFLSLLDQHPWFEPVWLAASDRSRGKRYAEATQWRLPTPMPERFAGLPVAEAVPQGCPAQVIFSSVDAATARELEPAFAAAGHRVISNSSALRMQSDVPLVIPECNPEHLRLIESQPGFANHGGYVVTNPNCCTVGLVMALAPLERAFGIASVMVVTMQAVSGAGYPGVASLDALGNVIPYIAHEEEKLEAEAQKILGRMEAGRIAPAGFGISAQCNRVPVIDGHMESVSVKLRRRASLDEVAEALRSFRGRPQELALPSAPAQPVLVSSASDRPQPRLDVDAGGGMSATVGRLRPCPLFDYKFTVLTHNTLRGAAGAALLNAELLHAEGRL; via the coding sequence ATGGCAGCGAGCAAGATCCCGGTTGGGATAGTAGGCGCCACCGGTGTCGTGGGCCAGCGCTTTCTTTCGCTGCTCGATCAACATCCCTGGTTCGAGCCGGTGTGGCTGGCGGCGTCGGATCGCTCCCGCGGCAAGCGCTACGCGGAGGCCACCCAGTGGCGCCTGCCGACCCCCATGCCGGAGCGCTTCGCCGGTCTGCCAGTGGCGGAGGCCGTGCCGCAAGGCTGCCCGGCCCAGGTCATTTTTTCTTCGGTCGACGCCGCGACGGCACGCGAGCTGGAGCCGGCGTTTGCCGCGGCCGGACATCGCGTGATTTCCAACTCCAGCGCGCTGCGCATGCAGAGCGATGTACCGCTGGTGATACCCGAGTGCAATCCGGAACACCTGCGGCTTATCGAGAGCCAGCCGGGTTTCGCCAATCATGGCGGTTATGTGGTCACGAATCCCAATTGCTGCACCGTGGGGCTGGTGATGGCGCTGGCGCCGCTGGAACGTGCCTTCGGCATTGCCAGCGTGATGGTGGTGACGATGCAGGCGGTATCGGGTGCAGGCTATCCCGGCGTGGCGTCGCTCGATGCGCTCGGCAACGTGATCCCCTACATCGCGCACGAAGAAGAGAAGCTCGAAGCCGAGGCGCAGAAGATTCTGGGGCGCATGGAAGCCGGCCGCATTGCGCCGGCGGGGTTCGGAATTTCGGCGCAGTGCAACCGCGTCCCCGTGATTGACGGGCACATGGAGTCGGTGAGCGTGAAACTGCGCCGGCGCGCCTCGCTCGACGAAGTGGCGGAGGCGCTGCGGTCGTTTCGTGGCCGGCCGCAGGAGCTGGCGCTGCCCAGCGCCCCGGCGCAGCCGGTGCTGGTCTCAAGCGCCAGCGACCGGCCCCAACCGCGGCTCGATGTCGACGCCGGCGGGGGCATGAGCGCGACCGTGGGCCGCCTGCGGCCCTGCCCGTTGTTCGACTATAAGTTCACGGTGCTGACGCACAATACCCTGCGCGGTGCGGCCGGCGCGGCGCTGCTGAACGCCGAACTGCTACACGCCGAAGGACGGTTGTAG
- a CDS encoding Arc family DNA-binding protein, with amino-acid sequence MHSITVRKVPDEVHRGLKARAKLHGRSTEAEIRAILDEAVRPEGRVKLGTLLYNIGREAKITDAEVDMINQVRDRTPARIIKFD; translated from the coding sequence ATGCATTCAATCACCGTCAGGAAAGTTCCGGATGAGGTGCATCGCGGCCTGAAGGCGCGCGCCAAGCTGCACGGCCGCAGCACCGAGGCCGAAATCCGCGCAATTCTGGACGAAGCGGTGCGGCCGGAGGGCCGGGTGAAGCTGGGCACGTTGTTGTACAACATCGGGCGCGAGGCAAAGATCACTGACGCCGAAGTCGACATGATAAATCAGGTCCGGGATCGAACGCCGGCGCGAATCATCAAATTCGATTGA
- a CDS encoding 50S ribosomal protein L27 — protein sequence MAHKKGLGSSRNGRDSNAQRLGIKRYGGERVLGGTILVRQRGTPLKPGENVGRGKDDTLYARVAGVVEFVDRGGRGKFVNVRVSA from the coding sequence ATGGCACACAAAAAAGGATTAGGCAGTTCCCGCAACGGACGCGATTCGAACGCGCAGCGGCTGGGCATCAAGCGCTACGGCGGCGAGCGCGTGCTGGGTGGCACCATTCTGGTGCGCCAGCGCGGCACACCCCTGAAGCCGGGCGAGAATGTCGGCCGGGGCAAGGACGACACCCTGTACGCGCGCGTGGCGGGCGTGGTGGAGTTTGTCGACCGGGGCGGGCGGGGCAAGTTCGTGAACGTCCGCGTGAGCGCCTGA
- a CDS encoding chromosome segregation protein ScpA: protein MDQPRHQNVPSSAAPEWGARGPQSGAGTSGARGAAALGPAPTDDASPFLIQIGQLYEGPFDLLLDLIRRQNINVYDIPIAAITGEYLAYLQTLRDLDVEVAAEFLVVAATLIQIKSKMMLPAEPLLPGEAPPPDPREELVQRLLEYEQFKQAASQLHERQQLEEASWSRPQRWDHPPDEDPAQLAVGVHDLVATFRQVLERLRERPQLTLAPEEVSVRSMIEHIHRLLTRTEDPVPIRPLFQQAASKQALLASFLAILELVRLQVAMLRQDRPFGDILLKRHRRFHQAWLDFLAQSKPASGESE from the coding sequence ATGGATCAGCCGCGTCATCAGAACGTGCCCTCTAGCGCAGCGCCAGAATGGGGCGCACGGGGCCCCCAGTCTGGCGCGGGCACAAGCGGGGCGCGCGGCGCAGCCGCGCTGGGGCCCGCGCCAACAGACGACGCCTCGCCCTTTCTGATCCAAATCGGCCAGTTGTATGAGGGTCCGTTTGACCTGCTGCTCGACCTCATCCGCCGCCAGAATATCAACGTTTACGACATCCCCATCGCCGCCATCACCGGCGAATACCTTGCTTATCTGCAAACCCTCCGCGATCTGGATGTCGAGGTCGCGGCAGAATTTCTGGTGGTTGCGGCCACCCTCATCCAGATCAAGAGCAAGATGATGCTTCCGGCAGAACCGCTTCTGCCCGGCGAAGCCCCGCCGCCCGACCCGCGCGAAGAGCTGGTCCAGCGCCTGCTCGAATACGAGCAGTTCAAGCAGGCCGCCTCGCAGTTGCATGAACGCCAGCAACTGGAAGAGGCGAGCTGGTCGCGGCCGCAGCGCTGGGATCATCCGCCCGACGAAGATCCAGCCCAGTTGGCCGTAGGCGTGCATGACCTGGTGGCGACATTCCGCCAGGTGCTGGAGCGGCTGCGCGAGCGCCCACAGCTCACCCTGGCGCCGGAGGAAGTGAGCGTGCGCAGCATGATCGAGCACATTCACCGCCTGCTGACGCGGACGGAAGATCCGGTGCCCATCCGCCCTCTGTTCCAGCAGGCAGCCAGCAAGCAGGCGCTGCTGGCGTCGTTTCTGGCCATTCTGGAACTGGTGCGGTTGCAGGTCGCCATGCTGCGTCAGGACCGCCCGTTTGGCGATATTCTGCTGAAACGCCATCGCCGCTTTCATCAGGCGTGGCTGGATTTTCTGGCGCAGTCCAAACCTGCGAGTGGGGAGAGTGAGTGA
- the rsfS gene encoding ribosome silencing factor, with amino-acid sequence MSKTSDTKLRRALRAAANAAADKKALDLVLLDLRQQADFCDYFLICHGTNPHQMEAIADAVEERLEQEGFRPAQREGKRQGEWLALDYVDFMVHIFSPRTRRFYDLERLWSGAPHVSLTPRPRHGQA; translated from the coding sequence ATGAGTAAGACTTCGGATACCAAACTGCGCCGGGCACTGCGGGCGGCCGCCAACGCGGCGGCGGACAAGAAGGCGCTCGACCTGGTGCTGCTCGATTTGCGCCAGCAGGCGGATTTCTGTGATTACTTCCTGATCTGCCATGGCACCAATCCCCACCAGATGGAAGCGATCGCCGATGCCGTGGAAGAGCGGCTGGAGCAGGAGGGCTTCCGGCCGGCGCAGCGCGAAGGCAAACGGCAGGGCGAGTGGCTGGCGCTCGACTACGTGGACTTCATGGTCCATATCTTTTCCCCGCGCACGCGCCGCTTCTACGATCTGGAGCGGCTCTGGTCCGGCGCGCCGCACGTATCCCTCACCCCCCGCCCGCGCCACGGGCAAGCGTAA
- a CDS encoding sigma-54-dependent Fis family transcriptional regulator: MSSEAQWEGAVRALPVWIAADAASQQVLELVRKAASLPATVLIAGESGTGKDQLAQLLHFLGPRRHKPVVKIDCASLPAELLESELFGYEKGAFTGAYQAKPGRLELAGEGTLILDEIASLSLPLQAKLLRVIEEKSFERLGGHTSIQIEARLVALTNVELAQAVERREFREDLYYRLFVLPVPIPPLRERRDDILPLAEHFLTESAHEHPRRLSATAKRALVAYDYPGNARELRNLLSRAVIFCERDEIGAEHLPAYVQAAATGAPVEKTLAEVEKDHIAAVLQRFRGRKQAAAAALGISAKTLLEKRRKYGLDPPWTDRLPPGIYRPED; the protein is encoded by the coding sequence GTGAGTTCCGAGGCGCAGTGGGAGGGCGCGGTGCGCGCATTGCCGGTGTGGATCGCCGCGGATGCGGCCTCGCAACAGGTGCTGGAGCTGGTGCGTAAGGCCGCCAGCTTGCCGGCGACGGTGTTGATTGCGGGCGAAAGCGGGACCGGCAAGGATCAGCTCGCACAACTGCTGCATTTTCTGGGGCCGCGGCGGCACAAGCCGGTGGTCAAGATCGACTGCGCCAGCCTGCCGGCGGAGCTGCTCGAAAGCGAACTGTTCGGCTATGAAAAAGGCGCCTTCACCGGCGCGTACCAGGCCAAACCGGGGCGGCTGGAACTGGCCGGCGAAGGCACGCTGATCCTGGATGAAATTGCTTCCCTGAGTCTGCCGTTACAGGCCAAACTGTTGCGCGTCATCGAAGAGAAATCGTTTGAACGGCTGGGCGGGCATACCTCCATCCAGATTGAGGCGCGGCTGGTGGCGCTGACGAATGTGGAGTTGGCGCAGGCGGTCGAGCGGCGGGAATTCCGCGAAGATTTGTATTACCGCCTCTTTGTGCTGCCGGTGCCCATTCCGCCCCTGCGCGAGCGGCGGGACGACATTCTGCCGCTGGCGGAACATTTTCTGACGGAGTCGGCGCACGAGCATCCGCGCCGCTTGAGCGCCACCGCGAAACGGGCGCTGGTGGCCTACGACTACCCCGGTAACGCGCGCGAGCTGCGCAACCTGTTGAGCCGGGCGGTGATTTTCTGCGAACGCGACGAGATCGGCGCCGAACACCTTCCGGCTTATGTGCAGGCCGCGGCGACGGGCGCGCCGGTGGAGAAGACGCTCGCCGAGGTCGAGAAGGACCACATCGCCGCCGTGTTGCAGCGCTTTCGCGGCCGCAAGCAGGCGGCGGCAGCGGCGCTGGGCATCAGCGCCAAGACGCTGCTGGAGAAGCGGCGCAAGTACGGCCTGGATCCGCCATGGACGGACCGGCTGCCGCCGGGCATTTACCGGCCGGAAGACTGA
- the lysC gene encoding lysine-sensitive aspartokinase 3, whose product MSSRPVVMKFGGTSVADAEALRRVAAITADRLQEQPVVVVSAMAGVTDRLVELTRLALADDLTAAAASIAALRTRHLGALEELGGDRDAEAALEQIFADLEALVRGIAAVGELTGRTHDAVVSFGERCSPWLARVALAHAGLKPVLVDARQVIVTDDQFTQALPLLEESKRQVTERLEPALAAGAVPVLGGFIGATRAGVTTTLGRGGSDFSASLLGALLQARRIEVWTDVDGMLTADPRVCTGAQRIKVISFQEAAELAYFGAKVLHPATLLPAMQTGIPVWVLNSRAWQAGPPDGERTGTLITTRAPRTRSPFKCISCKRRITLVDVVSTRMLQAHGFLKAIWDVFAQFRCPVDMVSTSEVSVSLTVADTTALPEIADELGRFADVRYEGRKAIVCLVGESLRDTPALAGSVFSALGDINIRMISQGASEINIGMVIDDDAVPRAMQLLHERFFSDLDPAIFAVPGATAHA is encoded by the coding sequence ATGTCGAGCCGTCCCGTCGTGATGAAATTTGGCGGCACGTCGGTGGCCGATGCCGAGGCGCTGCGGCGCGTGGCGGCCATCACTGCCGACCGGCTGCAGGAGCAGCCGGTGGTGGTAGTTTCGGCGATGGCGGGTGTCACCGACCGGCTGGTGGAGCTGACGCGGCTGGCGCTGGCCGACGATCTTACCGCGGCGGCGGCATCGATTGCCGCGTTGCGGACCCGCCACTTGGGCGCGCTCGAAGAGCTGGGCGGCGACCGGGACGCCGAGGCGGCGCTGGAGCAAATCTTCGCCGATCTCGAGGCCCTGGTGCGCGGCATTGCGGCGGTGGGGGAACTGACCGGCCGCACCCACGATGCGGTGGTCTCCTTTGGTGAGCGTTGCTCGCCGTGGCTGGCGCGGGTGGCGCTGGCCCACGCCGGGCTGAAACCGGTGTTGGTGGATGCGCGCCAGGTGATCGTCACCGACGACCAATTCACCCAGGCGCTGCCGTTGCTGGAAGAAAGCAAACGGCAGGTCACGGAGCGGCTGGAGCCGGCCCTGGCGGCCGGTGCGGTGCCGGTGCTGGGCGGATTTATCGGCGCGACGCGTGCCGGGGTGACAACCACGCTGGGACGCGGCGGTTCGGATTTTTCCGCATCGCTGCTGGGCGCGCTGCTGCAGGCGCGGCGCATCGAGGTTTGGACCGATGTGGACGGCATGCTGACCGCCGATCCGCGCGTGTGCACGGGCGCGCAGCGCATCAAGGTGATTTCGTTTCAGGAAGCGGCCGAGTTGGCTTACTTTGGCGCCAAGGTGCTGCACCCGGCCACGTTGCTGCCGGCGATGCAGACCGGTATCCCGGTATGGGTGCTGAATTCGCGCGCCTGGCAGGCGGGACCGCCCGATGGCGAGCGCACGGGCACGCTGATCACCACGCGCGCGCCGCGCACGCGCAGCCCCTTCAAGTGCATCTCCTGCAAGCGGCGGATCACGCTGGTGGACGTGGTATCGACGCGGATGCTGCAGGCGCATGGATTTCTGAAGGCGATCTGGGATGTGTTTGCGCAATTCCGCTGTCCGGTGGACATGGTGTCAACCTCAGAAGTGAGCGTGTCGCTGACCGTCGCCGATACGACGGCGCTGCCCGAGATCGCCGACGAGCTGGGCCGGTTTGCCGACGTGCGCTACGAGGGCCGCAAGGCGATTGTGTGCCTGGTGGGGGAAAGCCTGCGCGACACGCCGGCGCTGGCGGGGAGCGTGTTTTCGGCGCTGGGCGATATTAATATCCGCATGATTTCGCAGGGAGCGTCGGAGATCAATATCGGCATGGTCATTGACGATGATGCCGTGCCGCGGGCGATGCAACTGCTGCACGAGCGCTTCTTCAGTGATCTCGACCCGGCTATTTTTGCCGTGCCGGGCGCGACGGCCCACGCGTGA
- the scpB gene encoding SMC-Scp complex subunit ScpB codes for MSEIVSAIEAIIYAAEEPATVAQMAAALGVEAAEVQAALEQLAARYAPDEFGIELRAIAGGYRMATKAQHHEAVRQFLKSLKPRIRLSLAALETLAVIAYKQPVTLPEIRDLRGVDPAGVINTLLDKKLVSTAGRKEVVGKPILYRTTRDFLVQFGLSSLRDLPTLKEFEEMAQAGLEGIEVEAPAGGEAPAAAGDQSSGR; via the coding sequence GTGAGCGAGATCGTTTCCGCCATCGAAGCCATTATTTACGCTGCCGAGGAGCCCGCGACGGTGGCCCAGATGGCGGCGGCGCTGGGGGTCGAGGCCGCCGAGGTGCAGGCCGCGCTCGAACAACTGGCCGCGCGCTACGCGCCCGATGAATTTGGCATTGAACTGCGCGCCATCGCCGGCGGCTATCGCATGGCCACCAAGGCGCAGCATCACGAGGCCGTGCGCCAGTTCCTCAAGAGCCTCAAACCGCGCATCCGCCTTTCGCTCGCCGCCCTCGAAACGCTCGCCGTCATCGCCTACAAGCAGCCGGTGACGCTGCCGGAAATCCGCGACCTGCGCGGCGTCGATCCCGCCGGCGTCATCAACACCCTGCTGGACAAAAAGCTGGTCTCGACCGCCGGCCGCAAGGAAGTCGTCGGCAAACCCATCCTCTACCGCACCACCCGCGATTTCCTGGTCCAGTTCGGCCTCAGCAGCCTGCGCGATCTGCCCACGCTCAAAGAATTCGAAGAAATGGCGCAGGCGGGTCTCGAAGGCATCGAAGTCGAAGCACCGGCTGGCGGCGAGGCTCCCGCTGCCGCCGGCGATCAGTCTTCCGGCCGGTAA
- a CDS encoding rRNA pseudouridine synthase, translating into MTLDRALSRAGIASRTEAARLIAAGRVRVDGRVCKDPQAWVALARQRVLLDGQPLGRPKLAYWALHKPVGVICSHGDKRGRKTIYDLVGDLGTWYFSVGRLDQDSSGLLLLTNDSVFAERVASPEAKISKTYHARCAPPLHDAALERLRQGLDIGRSERAAPAQVARLPRRGADWIALTLREGKNRQVRRMVEAVGSEVTELIRVRIGKLELGRLSEGQIRRTRPSEVLGE; encoded by the coding sequence ATGACCCTCGACCGTGCGCTGTCGCGCGCCGGCATTGCTTCCCGCACCGAAGCGGCACGGCTGATCGCCGCCGGCCGCGTCCGCGTGGACGGTCGCGTCTGCAAGGATCCGCAGGCGTGGGTCGCGCTGGCGCGCCAGCGCGTGTTGCTCGATGGTCAGCCGCTGGGGCGGCCAAAGCTCGCCTATTGGGCGCTGCACAAGCCCGTGGGCGTGATCTGCAGCCATGGCGACAAGCGCGGCCGGAAGACGATCTATGACCTGGTGGGCGACTTGGGAACCTGGTATTTTTCGGTTGGCCGGCTGGATCAGGACAGCAGCGGACTGCTGCTGCTCACCAACGACAGCGTATTTGCCGAGCGCGTCGCCAGCCCGGAGGCAAAGATCAGCAAGACCTATCACGCGCGCTGTGCGCCGCCGCTGCATGACGCCGCGCTGGAGCGGCTGCGGCAGGGCCTCGACATCGGGCGCAGCGAGCGCGCCGCGCCGGCACAGGTTGCGCGATTACCGCGCCGCGGAGCGGATTGGATCGCGCTCACCCTGCGCGAAGGCAAAAACCGCCAGGTGCGGCGCATGGTAGAAGCGGTGGGCTCAGAGGTCACGGAGCTGATCCGCGTACGCATCGGCAAGCTGGAGCTGGGCAGGCTGAGTGAAGGGCAAATCCGCCGTACCCGCCCCAGCGAAGTGCTCGGGGAATGA